A genome region from Hevea brasiliensis isolate MT/VB/25A 57/8 chromosome 9, ASM3005281v1, whole genome shotgun sequence includes the following:
- the LOC110673865 gene encoding uncharacterized protein LOC110673865, with amino-acid sequence MEEFSVGKVDATQKVGPDEEDNGGLVRDFEELKPEVESVKEVVDENSQSLKETHDMLSSDSGNTPEEEAVDKDQSPSGKDSGTLKEEVEKEVTNIIASAEPIESLPQELSSTVEASIEKSKESDANEGKIFPSSNENNEMAPVAADGVLNVTKKIISPPTTLDEIVGDLSEEVSGGPEEIKLPSSDVSNVIETDIVSEVRGIEEKVLPSLDENGGEPPALADVESKRVEEAKMVALEDDNGESSGIVDKESVESDDDSLKPSNNASIIGSSDGFPESTEHPHVISLNQRTLQDASLKSCCGLFEVLRRSNGWLKI; translated from the exons ATGGAGGAGTTTTCAGTTGGGAAAGTTGATGCGACCCAGAAAGTGGGACCAGATGAAGAAGACAACGGAGGACTTGTCAGAGATTTTGAGGAACTCAAACCTGAAGTTGAATCTGTGAAAGAAGTTGTAGATGAGAATTCTCAGTCTTTGAAAGAAACTCATGATATGTTGAGTTCTGATAGCGGCAACACTCCGGAGGAAGAGGCAGTTGATAAGGATCAGAGTCCTTCAGGAAAGGATTCAGGGACATTGAAGGAGGAGGTGGAGAAAGAGGTTACTAACATCATAGCGTCAGCTGAGCCTATTGAAAGTTTGCCACAAGAACTGTCTTCGACTGTAGAGGCATCAATTGAGAAATCAAAGGAATCTGATGCGAAtgaagggaaaatcttcccatctTCAAATGAGAACAATGAGATGGCCCCAGTAGCAGCAGATGGGGTGTTGAATGTAACGAAGAAAATAATTTCACCACCAACAACTCTGGATGAGATTGTTGGAGATTTATCTGAAGAGGTGTCTGGTGGACCTGAGGAAATAAAGCTGCCATCTTCTGATGTTTCGAATGTAATTGAAACAGATATCGTTTCAGAAGTTCGAGGAATTGAGGAGAAAGTGTTGCCATCATTGGATGAAAATGGTGGGGAGCCTCCAGCTTTAGCAGACGTAGAGTCAAAGAGGGTTGAGGAAGCAAAAATGGTTGCTTTGGAGGATGACAATGGAGAGTCCTCTGGCATTGTTGATAAAGAATCTGTGGAAAGTGATGATGATTCATTGAAGCCATCAAACAATGCTTCTATTATTGGAAGCAGTGATGGTTTCCCTGAGAGCACAGAACATCCT CATGTTATATCTCTAAATCAGCGCACCCTGCAAGATGCATCTTTGAAGAGTTGCTGCGGGCTTTTTGAAGTTCTCCGGCGTTCAAATGGGTGGCTCAAG ATATGA
- the LOC110673867 gene encoding peroxisomal and mitochondrial division factor 2, with protein sequence MADETTIANGVASENDDQTAESFYDVDQRENEAKLKRKIEALEKERFSLDNENKEIKDQMLQLTAEIESLRSGESELKLRLEAIGKEMEQSEEGKRALESIANRAVQLETEVSRLQHDLITSMSEGEEANAEISELKRVLGEKEVKLEELKKEKMETEKKVRELERKIGVLEVKEIEERSKRVRIEEEMRERLSEKEKEIFQYKDRFLELEKEVAEKEKKLRASEEKVREMEEKMVELQKEVEEAEKVIGGVKERTVDAINGIQVEGIDKWSNGLKMPWPVLAVGSTGAIAAAAAVVYVCYARRT encoded by the coding sequence ATGGCGGATGAGACGACGATCGCGAACGGTGTCGCTTCAGAGAATGACGATCAGACGGCTGAGAGCTTCTACGATGTTGATCAGCGTGAGAACGAAGCCAAGCTGAAGCGAAAGATCGAAGCCTTAGAGAAGGAGAGATTCTCCCTGGACAATGAAAACAAAGAAATCAAAGATCAGATGCTGCAATTGACGGCGGAGATCGAATCACTGAGATCCGGAGAGTCCGAGCTGAAACTCAGGCTGGAAGCAATAGGGAAAGAGATGGAGCAGTCGGAGGAGGGGAAGAGAGCGTTGGAATCCATTGCTAACAGAGCTGTGCAACTCGAGACAGAGGTCTCCAGGCTCCAACATGACTTGATTACATCGATGAGCGAAGGTGAGGAGGCGAATGCTGAAATTTCTGAGCTGAAGAGGGTACTGGGAGAAAAGGAAGTGAAGCTTGAGGAGTtgaagaaagagaaaatggagacAGAAAAGAAAGTTAGGGAACTGGAGAGAAAGATTGGGGTTTTGGAAGTGAAAGAAATCGAGGAAAGGAGTAAGAGAGTAAGGATTGAGGAGGAAATGAGAGAGAGATTaagtgaaaaagagaaagagatatTTCAGTACAAGGATAGATTCCTGGAACTGGAGAAGGAGGTGGCAGAGAAGGAGAAGAAATTGAGGGCCTCGGAGGAGAAGGTGAGGGAAATGGAAGAGAAGATGGTGGAGCTACAGAAGGAGGTGGAGGAAGCAGAAAAGGTGATTGGTGGAGTGAAGGAGAGGACTGTAGATGCAATTAATGGCATTCAAGTTGAGGGCATAGATAAGTGGTCTAATGGGCTGAAGATGCCGTGGCCGGTACTGGCTGTGGGTTCAACAGGTGCTATCGCTGCCGCAGCTGCTGTGGTTTATGTTTGCTATGCTAGGCGGACGTAA